One genomic region from Campylobacter sp. RM5004 encodes:
- the prfA gene encoding peptide chain release factor 1, translating into MLASKLEPFLKRYEEIQAFLSNIENTSDLAKVTALSKEQKGLEDIVEVAKKYLNTLESIEENKTLLQDPELGELAKDELKYLEDLKPKLEDEIRVLLLPKDPNDEKNIFLEIRAGTGGDEAALFVGDLFKAYARYAESKDYKIEIVSQSEGSAGGFKEIILLIKGDKAYSRLKYEGGTHRVQRVPATESQGRVHTSAITVAVMPEAEDNDIQINPNDLKIDVMRSSGHGGQSVNTTDSAVRITHIPTGLVVVNQDGKSQHKNKESALKVLKARLYEMQEQERLAKERESRKSQVGSGDRSERIRTYNYPQNRISDHRINLTLHRLDIIMQDGLLDEIIEPLIAHYQAEALNEANL; encoded by the coding sequence ATGCTAGCAAGCAAACTTGAGCCTTTCTTAAAACGCTATGAAGAAATTCAAGCGTTTTTAAGTAATATTGAAAATACTTCAGATTTAGCAAAAGTTACAGCCTTATCAAAAGAACAAAAAGGTTTAGAGGATATAGTTGAAGTTGCTAAGAAATATTTAAATACTTTAGAATCAATTGAAGAGAATAAGACCTTATTACAAGATCCTGAATTAGGTGAATTAGCTAAAGATGAATTAAAATATTTAGAAGATTTAAAACCTAAGTTAGAAGATGAAATAAGAGTGCTTTTACTACCAAAAGACCCTAATGATGAAAAAAATATTTTCCTAGAAATTAGAGCAGGAACTGGTGGAGATGAAGCAGCTTTATTTGTTGGAGATTTATTTAAAGCATATGCTAGATATGCAGAAAGTAAAGATTATAAAATAGAGATTGTAAGTCAAAGCGAAGGTAGTGCAGGTGGATTTAAAGAAATTATTTTATTGATTAAGGGTGATAAAGCTTATTCAAGGTTAAAATACGAAGGTGGAACACATAGAGTTCAAAGAGTTCCTGCTACTGAGTCTCAAGGAAGAGTTCATACGAGTGCAATAACCGTTGCAGTTATGCCTGAGGCTGAGGATAATGACATACAAATAAATCCAAATGATTTAAAAATTGATGTTATGAGAAGTAGTGGGCATGGTGGTCAGAGTGTTAATACTACTGATTCTGCTGTAAGAATTACTCATATTCCTACTGGACTTGTAGTTGTTAATCAAGATGGGAAAAGCCAACATAAAAATAAAGAAAGTGCTTTAAAAGTATTAAAAGCAAGACTTTATGAAATGCAAGAGCAAGAAAGATTAGCAAAGGAAAGAGAAAGTAGAAAATCTCAAGTAGGAAGTGGAGATAGAAGTGAAAGAATTAGAACTTATAATTATCCACAAAATAGAATAAGCGATCATAGAATAAATTTAACTCTTCATAGATTAGATATCATTATGCAAGATGGTTTGTTAGATGAAATTATAGAACCTTTAATAGCACACTATCAAGCAGAGGCCTTAAACGAAGCTAATTTATGA